A genomic region of Amblyraja radiata isolate CabotCenter1 chromosome 16, sAmbRad1.1.pri, whole genome shotgun sequence contains the following coding sequences:
- the znf281 gene encoding zinc finger protein 281 isoform X2 has protein sequence MSIVHDKLGNEFLRNGGMEPNFSSGMIMFSHLPPITNFSSLAAHSVTPSVPQDLILKKDPDAPVEKYPSEYGQPISDVKEKKFSAHDGFLFFKNKLLEEEEMNRGQSILTHNLNHTGLSQVRYEKDYLTVPKQGTVKRTKKQNSQSQDTKPKRRRSETSKSSAGGDGTNLLHGPKVHICEHCCASFRSSYHLRRHVLIHTGERPFQCSQCNMCFIQKYLLQRHEKIHSGEKPFCCDQCNMRFIQKYHMERHKRTHSGEKPYQCHTCQQYFSRTDRLLKHRRTCGEILGKSENGMEPGPSSQMGNGCFTSSQGTIGPRKKTKSKATSQETKDKAVRKKNKSNMSELQSSLTSCKDKLSVYNMHEYAVEMPMGPAIIKLGNTSEEDLQTRAPKLVIKKVNRKSPPRTGLNNAAHLVIPSTELMRQKLMANKQGTVDLNSNTSMDNIVLLQNTGNKTEQANNCNYDDAMQFFKKKRYLQAASSNNDYAVSIGQMASQQSVIQAAVASVMDNETSLTLLDSSPMNVDVKVCHEKSGIPDEVLQSLLDQYSHKHEPQHDVPYDIADQHMPIHSSGENPEMHEEAVCPEPHPSRNDKTGMLQEYSKYLQQALERTSQGDGFTLTPGMQFCPTSLPSTLPSHNLFPDKQAYTTPALECGFSPSITSVLPTTSPKPHFGLLVGSSQPGIHFPSTETAHQRLTPSQELAGQLEQQKNLESSLNHQVYQIENFAQAFGSQFKSGGRVPMAFNSGTSEEAGHRIRTTVSEFSGYTNLLSDANEPISTGAKTPTSQSYR, from the exons ATGAGCATTGTTCACGACAAATTAGGTAACGAATTCCTCAGGAACGGTGGGATGGAACCAAACTTTTCTTCTGGCATGATCATGTTCAGTCACCTCCCACCAATCACAAACTTTTCCAGCCTCGCTGCCCATTCTGTCACACCATCTGTACCTCAGGATTTGATCCTCAAAAAAGATCCTGACGCTCCAGTAGAAAAATATCCGTCAGAATATGGGCAGCCCATCTCAGATGTTAAAGAGAAAAAGTTCTCTGCGCACGatggatttttattttttaagaatAAACTTCTCGAGGAAGAGGAGATGAACAGGGGACAGAGCATCTTGACCCACAATCTAAATCATACTGGTCTA TCACAAGTCAGATATGAGAAAGATTACCTCACCGTTCCAAAACAAGGGACTGTTAAGAGGACAAAGAAACAAAACTCCCAATCTCAGGATACAAAGCCCAAGCGGAGACGAAGTGAAACGTCCAAG TCTTCAGCAGGTGGAGATGGTACCAATCTTTTACATGGTCCGAAGGTTCACATATGTGAGCATTGCTGTGCCTCCTTCCGTAGTTCTTACCATCTTCGTCGTCATGTCCTCATTCATACTG GTGAACGGCCATTCCAATGTAGCCAGTGTAACATGTGCTTCATTCAGAAGTATCTGCTTCAGAGGCATGAGAAGATCCACAGTG GAGAGAAGCCATTCTGTTGTGATCAGTGTAATATGAGATTCATCCAGAAATATCACATGGAAAGACACAAACGGACACACAGTGGAGAAAAGCCTTATCAGTGCCACACTTGCCAACAG tatttTTCCAGAACAGATAGGTTACTAAAGCACAGGCGTACATGTGGTGAAATCCTTGGTAAAAGTGAAAATGGAATGGAACCTGGGCCATCTAGTCAAATGGGAAATGGTTGTTTCACCTCATCTCAGGGAACGATAGGACCACGTAAAAAAACAAAATCTAAAGCCACATCTCAGGAGACTAAGGACAAGGCAGTCCGCAAAAAGAATAAATCTAACATGTCTGAACTGCAAAGCAGCTTAACCAGCTGCAAAGATAAATTGTCTGTGTATAACATGCATGAATATGCTGTTGAGATGCCAATGGGGCCTGCCATTATAAAGTTGGGAAATACAAGTGAAGAGGACTTACAAACAAGAGCACCAAAATTGGTCATCAAAAAAGTGAATCGGAAGAGCCCTCCGAGGACAGGTCTGAACAATGCTGCACATCTTGTTATACCTTCCACAGAGCTGATGAGACAAAAATTGATGGCTAATAAACAAGGGACTGTGGATTTGAACAGTAACACCAGCATGGATAatattgtcttgctgcagaacaCAGGCAATAAAACAGAACAGGCCAATAACTGCAATTATGATGATGCGATGCAGTTTTTTAAGAAAAAAAGATACTTGCAAGCTGCCTCCAGTAACAATGACTATGCAGTCAGTATAGGACAAATGGCATCACAGCAGTCTGTAATTCAGGCCGCAGTTGCCAGTGTGATGGATAACGAAACCTCGCTTACGCTGTTGGATTCTTCTCCAATGAATGTGGATGTGAAAGTCTGTCATGAAAAGTCTGGAATTCCAGATGAGGTCCTTCAGAGCCTTCTAGACCAATATTCCCACAAACATGAGCCCCAGCATGATGTCCCTTATGATATTGCTGACCAACATATGCCAATCCATTCTtcaggagagaatccagaaatgcaCGAGGAAGCTGTTTGTCCAGAACCACACCCATCTCGTAATGACAAAACAGGAATGCTCCAAGAATATTCAAAGTACCTCCAGCAAGCTTTAGAAAGAACAAGTCAAGGCGATGGGTTCACACTAACTCCAGGGATGCAGTTTTGTCCCACTAGTCTTCCATCTACTCTCCCCAGCCATAATTTATTCCCTGATAAACAGGCTTACACCACACCTGCACTTGAGTGTGGTTTCAGTCCATCTATTACCTCAGTATTGCCAACCACCTCACCAAAGCCACATTTTGGTTTGTTGGTTGGAAGTTCCCAACCTGGCATTCACTTTCCCAGTACAGAAACGGCTCATCAAAGGCTGACGCCATCTCAGGAGTTGGCTGGGCAGCTGGAACAACAAAAGAACTTGGAGAGTAGCTTGAATCATCAGGTCTATCAGATTGAGAATTTTGCCCAGGCCTTTGGCTCTCAGTTCAAGTCAGGCGGTAGAGTGCCAATGGCCTTTAACAGCGGCACCAGTGAAGAAGCAGGCCACCGAATAAGGACTACAGTTTCTGAATTCTCAGGGTACACTAATTTGTTGTCTGATGCTAATGAGCCAATTAGCACGGGAGCCAAGACTCCGACCAGCCAAAGTTACAGGTAA
- the znf281 gene encoding zinc finger protein 281 isoform X1: protein MSIVHDKLGNEFLRNGGMEPNFSSGMIMFSHLPPITNFSSLAAHSVTPSVPQDLILKKDPDAPVEKYPSEYGQPISDVKEKKFSAHDGFLFFKNKLLEEEEMNRGQSILTHNLNHTGLSQVRYEKDYLTVPKQGTVKRTKKQNSQSQDTKPKRRRSETSKSSAGGDGTNLLHGPKVHICEHCCASFRSSYHLRRHVLIHTGERPFQCSQCNMCFIQKYLLQRHEKIHSGEKPFCCDQCNMRFIQKYHMERHKRTHSGEKPYQCHTCQQYFSRTDRLLKHRRTCGEILGKSENGMEPGPSSQMGNGCFTSSQGTIGPRKKTKSKATSQETKDKAVRKKNKSNMSELQSSLTSCKDKLSVYNMHEYAVEMPMGPAIIKLGNTSEEDLQTRAPKLVIKKVNRKSPPRTGLNNAAHLVIPSTELMRQKLMANKQGTVDLNSNTSMDNIVLLQNTGNKTEQANNCNYDDAMQFFKKKRYLQAASSNNDYAVSIGQMASQQSVIQAAVASVMDNETSLTLLDSSPMNVDVKVCHEKSGIPDEVLQSLLDQYSHKHEPQHDVPYDIADQHMPIHSSGENPEMHEEAVCPEPHPSRNDKTGMLQEYSKYLQQALERTSQGDGFTLTPGMQFCPTSLPSTLPSHNLFPDKQAYTTPALECGFSPSITSVLPTTSPKPHFGLLVGSSQPGIHFPSTETAHQRLTPSQELAGQLEQQKNLESSLNHQVYQIENFAQAFGSQFKSGGRVPMAFNSGTSEEAGHRIRTTVSEFSGYTNLLSDANEPISTGAKTPTSQSYSSEYQPPPILGLHRWVLCCQNI from the exons ATGAGCATTGTTCACGACAAATTAGGTAACGAATTCCTCAGGAACGGTGGGATGGAACCAAACTTTTCTTCTGGCATGATCATGTTCAGTCACCTCCCACCAATCACAAACTTTTCCAGCCTCGCTGCCCATTCTGTCACACCATCTGTACCTCAGGATTTGATCCTCAAAAAAGATCCTGACGCTCCAGTAGAAAAATATCCGTCAGAATATGGGCAGCCCATCTCAGATGTTAAAGAGAAAAAGTTCTCTGCGCACGatggatttttattttttaagaatAAACTTCTCGAGGAAGAGGAGATGAACAGGGGACAGAGCATCTTGACCCACAATCTAAATCATACTGGTCTA TCACAAGTCAGATATGAGAAAGATTACCTCACCGTTCCAAAACAAGGGACTGTTAAGAGGACAAAGAAACAAAACTCCCAATCTCAGGATACAAAGCCCAAGCGGAGACGAAGTGAAACGTCCAAG TCTTCAGCAGGTGGAGATGGTACCAATCTTTTACATGGTCCGAAGGTTCACATATGTGAGCATTGCTGTGCCTCCTTCCGTAGTTCTTACCATCTTCGTCGTCATGTCCTCATTCATACTG GTGAACGGCCATTCCAATGTAGCCAGTGTAACATGTGCTTCATTCAGAAGTATCTGCTTCAGAGGCATGAGAAGATCCACAGTG GAGAGAAGCCATTCTGTTGTGATCAGTGTAATATGAGATTCATCCAGAAATATCACATGGAAAGACACAAACGGACACACAGTGGAGAAAAGCCTTATCAGTGCCACACTTGCCAACAG tatttTTCCAGAACAGATAGGTTACTAAAGCACAGGCGTACATGTGGTGAAATCCTTGGTAAAAGTGAAAATGGAATGGAACCTGGGCCATCTAGTCAAATGGGAAATGGTTGTTTCACCTCATCTCAGGGAACGATAGGACCACGTAAAAAAACAAAATCTAAAGCCACATCTCAGGAGACTAAGGACAAGGCAGTCCGCAAAAAGAATAAATCTAACATGTCTGAACTGCAAAGCAGCTTAACCAGCTGCAAAGATAAATTGTCTGTGTATAACATGCATGAATATGCTGTTGAGATGCCAATGGGGCCTGCCATTATAAAGTTGGGAAATACAAGTGAAGAGGACTTACAAACAAGAGCACCAAAATTGGTCATCAAAAAAGTGAATCGGAAGAGCCCTCCGAGGACAGGTCTGAACAATGCTGCACATCTTGTTATACCTTCCACAGAGCTGATGAGACAAAAATTGATGGCTAATAAACAAGGGACTGTGGATTTGAACAGTAACACCAGCATGGATAatattgtcttgctgcagaacaCAGGCAATAAAACAGAACAGGCCAATAACTGCAATTATGATGATGCGATGCAGTTTTTTAAGAAAAAAAGATACTTGCAAGCTGCCTCCAGTAACAATGACTATGCAGTCAGTATAGGACAAATGGCATCACAGCAGTCTGTAATTCAGGCCGCAGTTGCCAGTGTGATGGATAACGAAACCTCGCTTACGCTGTTGGATTCTTCTCCAATGAATGTGGATGTGAAAGTCTGTCATGAAAAGTCTGGAATTCCAGATGAGGTCCTTCAGAGCCTTCTAGACCAATATTCCCACAAACATGAGCCCCAGCATGATGTCCCTTATGATATTGCTGACCAACATATGCCAATCCATTCTtcaggagagaatccagaaatgcaCGAGGAAGCTGTTTGTCCAGAACCACACCCATCTCGTAATGACAAAACAGGAATGCTCCAAGAATATTCAAAGTACCTCCAGCAAGCTTTAGAAAGAACAAGTCAAGGCGATGGGTTCACACTAACTCCAGGGATGCAGTTTTGTCCCACTAGTCTTCCATCTACTCTCCCCAGCCATAATTTATTCCCTGATAAACAGGCTTACACCACACCTGCACTTGAGTGTGGTTTCAGTCCATCTATTACCTCAGTATTGCCAACCACCTCACCAAAGCCACATTTTGGTTTGTTGGTTGGAAGTTCCCAACCTGGCATTCACTTTCCCAGTACAGAAACGGCTCATCAAAGGCTGACGCCATCTCAGGAGTTGGCTGGGCAGCTGGAACAACAAAAGAACTTGGAGAGTAGCTTGAATCATCAGGTCTATCAGATTGAGAATTTTGCCCAGGCCTTTGGCTCTCAGTTCAAGTCAGGCGGTAGAGTGCCAATGGCCTTTAACAGCGGCACCAGTGAAGAAGCAGGCCACCGAATAAGGACTACAGTTTCTGAATTCTCAGGGTACACTAATTTGTTGTCTGATGCTAATGAGCCAATTAGCACGGGAGCCAAGACTCCGACCAGCCAAAGTTACAG